One part of the Aestuariirhabdus litorea genome encodes these proteins:
- a CDS encoding YtoQ family protein, with amino-acid sequence MEYIVYLSGEIHTDWREQIREGVAEANLPITFYSPVTHHESSDEVGVEILGEEDKPFWKDHKSSKINAIRTNSMLQQADIVVVRFGDKYKQWNAAFDAGQAVAMGKQLIVMHAPELTHPLKEVDAQAMAVTETPQQVVEILKYISQP; translated from the coding sequence ATGGAATATATTGTTTACCTTTCTGGCGAGATTCATACCGATTGGCGCGAGCAGATTCGAGAAGGGGTCGCTGAAGCCAACCTTCCAATCACTTTCTACTCACCGGTGACTCACCACGAGTCCAGCGATGAGGTGGGCGTGGAGATTCTCGGAGAGGAGGATAAGCCCTTCTGGAAGGATCACAAATCCAGCAAAATCAACGCAATTCGCACCAATAGCATGCTGCAACAGGCCGATATCGTGGTGGTCCGCTTTGGCGACAAGTACAAGCAGTGGAACGCCGCTTTCGATGCCGGCCAGGCAGTGGCCATGGGCAAGCAGCTGATCGTTATGCACGCTCCCGAGCTGACCCACCCCCTGAAAGAGGTCGACGCCCAGGCCATGGCCGTGACCGAAACCCCACAGCAGGTGGTTGAGATACTCAAGTACATCAGCCAACCCTGA
- a CDS encoding class I SAM-dependent methyltransferase, protein MDKWDQKYQQAQSAGEACELLANNLHLLPPQGSALDLACGLGANALLLHQQGLSVEAWDLSAVALGRLDEFSAGLISTRRIDLEVDTPPLLNFDVIVVAHYLYRPVCHWIQSALNPGGVLFFQTWHQHKRSPKGPSNPEYLLAPGELLRLFPQLEVRFYREEDRCGDLSRGQRDFAQLIAQKPAV, encoded by the coding sequence ATGGATAAGTGGGACCAAAAATACCAGCAGGCTCAGTCGGCGGGGGAGGCCTGCGAACTGCTGGCCAACAACCTGCATCTTTTGCCGCCTCAGGGGAGCGCCCTGGACCTGGCCTGCGGCCTCGGTGCCAATGCCCTGTTACTGCATCAGCAGGGCTTGAGTGTAGAGGCCTGGGACCTTTCGGCTGTTGCCCTTGGCCGCCTCGATGAGTTTTCCGCCGGCCTTATCAGCACACGCCGGATTGACCTTGAAGTGGATACCCCACCGCTTCTCAATTTTGACGTGATAGTGGTTGCTCACTATCTATATCGGCCTGTATGCCACTGGATTCAGTCAGCCCTTAACCCCGGGGGTGTACTTTTTTTTCAAACCTGGCACCAGCATAAGCGTTCCCCCAAGGGCCCATCCAACCCGGAGTACCTGTTGGCTCCCGGTGAGTTGCTTCGCCTGTTTCCACAGCTTGAGGTCAGATTCTACCGAGAGGAGGACCGCTGTGGTGATCTCAGTCGCGGCCAGCGCGACTTCGCTCAACTGATTGCGCAGAAACCCGCCGTTTAA
- a CDS encoding TrkH family potassium uptake protein yields the protein MHFSVILRILGLLLMLFSLSMLPPLFIGWIYNDSHLEAFGYAFVITLVTGFLIWAPVFRVRQELRTRDGFLVTVLFWAVLSGFGALPFMLHEHPAINVVDAVFESMSGLTTTGATILTNIDELPKSILFYRQQLQWLGGMGIIVLAVAVLPMLGIGGMQLYRAETPGPVKDAKLTPRITETAKALWYIYLSLTVTCALAYWAAGMDLFDAVGHSFSTIAIGGFSTHDDSIGYFNSPLIDAIAVVFMLIAGINFSLHFFAWRHRQLGHYFKDPEVQAYFIILGGVSLIAMLVLSVTGTYSLGKSVQYGVFEVVSIATTTGFSTSNFSVWPTFLAYLLFLTSFAGACAGSTGGGMKVIRVLLIYRQAIREVTRLLHPNAIIPIKLGRKAVPDRVGEAVWGFFSAYVFIFILLFLALIATGLDLPTAFSTVASCMNNLGPALGDASLTYAELPDSSKWILSFAMLLGRLEIFTLLVLFTPMFWRR from the coding sequence TGAGCATGCTCCCGCCCCTGTTTATTGGCTGGATCTATAACGACAGTCACCTCGAGGCCTTCGGCTACGCCTTTGTGATTACTCTGGTCACCGGCTTCCTCATCTGGGCGCCGGTGTTTCGTGTCCGCCAGGAGCTGCGGACCCGAGACGGTTTTCTGGTGACCGTGCTCTTCTGGGCTGTACTGAGCGGGTTTGGGGCCCTGCCATTTATGCTGCACGAGCATCCGGCCATCAATGTGGTCGACGCGGTTTTCGAGTCGATGTCGGGACTCACTACCACAGGAGCCACCATCCTCACCAACATTGACGAGCTCCCCAAATCGATTCTGTTCTACCGCCAGCAGCTGCAGTGGCTGGGGGGAATGGGGATCATCGTACTGGCGGTTGCCGTGCTGCCGATGCTGGGCATTGGTGGCATGCAGCTTTACCGCGCGGAAACCCCGGGACCGGTCAAGGACGCCAAGCTCACCCCACGCATTACCGAAACCGCCAAGGCCCTCTGGTACATCTACCTCAGCCTCACCGTCACCTGTGCCCTGGCGTACTGGGCAGCAGGGATGGATCTGTTTGACGCCGTCGGCCACAGTTTTTCCACCATCGCGATCGGGGGGTTTTCTACCCATGATGACAGTATTGGTTACTTTAACAGCCCGCTGATTGACGCCATTGCCGTCGTATTTATGCTGATCGCAGGCATCAACTTCTCCCTCCACTTCTTCGCCTGGCGGCACCGCCAGCTGGGGCACTACTTCAAGGACCCCGAGGTCCAGGCTTACTTCATCATTCTCGGGGGGGTCTCCCTTATTGCCATGCTGGTGCTCAGTGTGACGGGTACCTACAGCCTGGGCAAGTCGGTTCAATATGGCGTATTCGAGGTGGTCTCCATCGCTACCACAACCGGTTTTAGCACCAGTAATTTTTCGGTCTGGCCCACCTTTCTTGCGTACCTGCTGTTCCTGACCAGTTTCGCCGGTGCCTGTGCCGGCTCCACCGGGGGAGGGATGAAGGTGATCCGGGTGCTACTGATCTACCGCCAGGCGATCCGTGAGGTGACCCGCCTGCTTCATCCCAACGCCATCATTCCGATCAAGCTGGGACGCAAAGCGGTCCCTGATCGGGTGGGTGAAGCGGTCTGGGGATTCTTCTCCGCCTACGTATTCATTTTTATCCTGCTGTTTCTTGCCCTGATCGCGACCGGGCTCGATCTGCCAACCGCCTTCTCCACAGTGGCCTCCTGTATGAACAACCTCGGCCCCGCCCTGGGCGATGCCTCACTGACCTATGCCGAGCTACCCGACAGCTCCAAATGGATCCTCAGCTTCGCCATGCTACTGGGCCGCCTTGAAATATTCACCCTTCTGGTACTATTTACCCCGATGTTCTGGCGTCGATAG